A window of the Bombus huntii isolate Logan2020A chromosome 8, iyBomHunt1.1, whole genome shotgun sequence genome harbors these coding sequences:
- the LOC126868705 gene encoding glycine receptor subunit alpha-3 isoform X2, which produces MSMDETHGGSMVSAILSSIVLLLLLGRTADAQRSLEFFDLLPEDPKLYDKMRPPKKDGQATIVYFHVTVMGLDSIDENSMTYAADIFFAQTWKDNRLRLPENMTSEYRLLEVDWLKNMWRPDSFFKNAKSVTFQTMTIPNHYLWLYKDKTILYMVKLTLKLSCAMNFLIYPHDTQECKLQMESLSHTTDEMIFQWDPDVPLVVDENIELPQLQLVKNYTADCTQVYSTGNFTCLEVVFVLKRRLGYYLFHTYVPTCLIVIMSWVSFWIKPEAAPARVTLGVTSLLTLSTQHAKSQASLPPVSYLKAVDAFMSVCTVFVFMALMEYCLVNIVLGDSDTPPKPASPPQPPSSSGTDAAKLDKIFDIATKKSTTGPPPGPTPAQRARMRALNIDRVSRVFFPFLFAVLNVTYWIMFAEYI; this is translated from the exons ATGTCGATGGATGAGACGCATGGAGGCAGCATGGTTTCCGCAATCCTTTCCTCGATCGTGCTTCTTCTCCTGCTCGGACGCACCGCAGACGCTCA GAGGAGTTTGGAGTTCTTCGATCTGCTGCCGGAAGATCCTAAACTGTACGATAAAATGCGACCGCCAAAGAAAGATGGACAGGCGACTATCGTTTATTTCCATGTCACTGTTATGGGTCTTGATTCCATAGACGAGAATTCGATG ACCTACGCAGCTGATATATTCTTCGCTCAAACTTGGAAAGATAACAGACTACGGTTGCCAGAAAATATGACATCTGAATACAG ATTGCTGGAAGTCGATTGGTTGAAGAATATGTGGCGGCCGGATTCGTTCTTCAAGAATGCCAAATCGGTGACTTTTCAAACGATGACTATACCGAATCATTACTTATGGTTGTACAAAGACAAGACTATTTTATACATGGTCAA ATTAACGCTGAAGTTATCCTGTGCCATGAACTTCCTGATCTATCCTCACGACACGCAAGAGTGTAAATTACAAATGGAAAGCT TATCGCACACGACGGATGAAATGATCTTCCAATGGGATCCTGACGTGCCACTCGTCGTCGATGAAAACATTGAGCTGCCACAGCTGCAACTGGTTAAGAATTACACGGCCGACTGCACGCAAGTCTACTCTACTG GTAACTTCACTTGCCTCGAGGTAGTGTTCGTCTTGAAACGTAGACTTGGCTATTACTTGTTTCATACTTACGTTCCTACCTGTCTAATCGTTATCATGTCG TGGGTTTCCTTTTGGATAAAACCGGAAGCGGCGCCAGCCAGGGTAACGCTAGGTGTAACTTCCTTGCTGACCCTTTCGACGCAACACGCGAAGAGTCAAGCTTCTTTGCCTCCTGTTTCGTACCTAAAGGCCGTGGATGCGTTCATGTCGGTTTGCACGGTCTTCGTGTTCATGGCGTTGATGGAGTATTGTTTGGTCAACATCGTCCTCGGCGACTCGGATACGCCTCCGAAACCAGCGTCCCCGCCTCAGCCACCATCTTCCAGCGGCACCGATGCCGCAAAGCTCGATAAAATTTTTGACATCGCTACTAAG AAATCGACAACCGGTCCACCGCCAGGCCCTACACCTGCCCAAAGGGCGCGAATGCGTGCCCTCAACATCGATCGAGTCTCGCGTgtcttcttccctttcttaTTCGCCGTATTAAATGTAACTTACTGGATAATGTTCGCCGAGTACATTTAA
- the LOC126868705 gene encoding glycine receptor subunit alpha-3 isoform X1, with translation MSMDETHGGSMVSAILSSIVLLLLLGRTADAQRSLEFFDLLPEDPKLYDKMRPPKKDGQATIVYFHVTVMGLDSIDENSMTYAADIFFAQTWKDNRLRLPENMTSEYRLLEVDWLKNMWRPDSFFKNAKSVTFQTMTIPNHYLWLYKDKTILYMVKLTLKLSCAMNFLIYPHDTQECKLQMESLSHTTDEMIFQWDPDVPLVVDENIELPQLQLVKNYTADCTQVYSTGNFTCLEVVFVLKRRLGYYLFHTYVPTCLIVIMSWVSFWIKPEAAPARVTLGVTSLLTLSTQHAKSQASLPPVSYLKAVDAFMSVCTVFVFMALMEYCLVNIVLGDSDTPPKPASPPQPPSSSGTDAAKLDKIFDIATKENTILLSGRSQKSTTGPPPGPTPAQRARMRALNIDRVSRVFFPFLFAVLNVTYWIMFAEYI, from the exons ATGTCGATGGATGAGACGCATGGAGGCAGCATGGTTTCCGCAATCCTTTCCTCGATCGTGCTTCTTCTCCTGCTCGGACGCACCGCAGACGCTCA GAGGAGTTTGGAGTTCTTCGATCTGCTGCCGGAAGATCCTAAACTGTACGATAAAATGCGACCGCCAAAGAAAGATGGACAGGCGACTATCGTTTATTTCCATGTCACTGTTATGGGTCTTGATTCCATAGACGAGAATTCGATG ACCTACGCAGCTGATATATTCTTCGCTCAAACTTGGAAAGATAACAGACTACGGTTGCCAGAAAATATGACATCTGAATACAG ATTGCTGGAAGTCGATTGGTTGAAGAATATGTGGCGGCCGGATTCGTTCTTCAAGAATGCCAAATCGGTGACTTTTCAAACGATGACTATACCGAATCATTACTTATGGTTGTACAAAGACAAGACTATTTTATACATGGTCAA ATTAACGCTGAAGTTATCCTGTGCCATGAACTTCCTGATCTATCCTCACGACACGCAAGAGTGTAAATTACAAATGGAAAGCT TATCGCACACGACGGATGAAATGATCTTCCAATGGGATCCTGACGTGCCACTCGTCGTCGATGAAAACATTGAGCTGCCACAGCTGCAACTGGTTAAGAATTACACGGCCGACTGCACGCAAGTCTACTCTACTG GTAACTTCACTTGCCTCGAGGTAGTGTTCGTCTTGAAACGTAGACTTGGCTATTACTTGTTTCATACTTACGTTCCTACCTGTCTAATCGTTATCATGTCG TGGGTTTCCTTTTGGATAAAACCGGAAGCGGCGCCAGCCAGGGTAACGCTAGGTGTAACTTCCTTGCTGACCCTTTCGACGCAACACGCGAAGAGTCAAGCTTCTTTGCCTCCTGTTTCGTACCTAAAGGCCGTGGATGCGTTCATGTCGGTTTGCACGGTCTTCGTGTTCATGGCGTTGATGGAGTATTGTTTGGTCAACATCGTCCTCGGCGACTCGGATACGCCTCCGAAACCAGCGTCCCCGCCTCAGCCACCATCTTCCAGCGGCACCGATGCCGCAAAGCTCGATAAAATTTTTGACATCGCTACTAAG GAGAACACGATATTGTTATCCGGCCGATCGCAGAAATCGACAACCGGTCCACCGCCAGGCCCTACACCTGCCCAAAGGGCGCGAATGCGTGCCCTCAACATCGATCGAGTCTCGCGTgtcttcttccctttcttaTTCGCCGTATTAAATGTAACTTACTGGATAATGTTCGCCGAGTACATTTAA